GCAGATGCCGGGTCAACTCAGCAGCTTGAAACccagaaagaggaagagcagctctGAGGTCAAAGGCACCAGAAAGGTTTGTGTTAACCAAGATTTTCCTCTAAATTGGACTGTGTTAACATTCATAAGTGCAACTGAGAACTATGCTGGATACACACATTTGGCTTGCTATTGTGCCTTGTGTCATTACAAGTGTGAGATGATTAACTTTGTGTCACCAGACTTCTGCCACAAGGAGGAGATGCATGAAAAGTCCAAAGACTCACTCGGCAGCGGAGAGCAGCGCGGCAGACGGTGGTTACAGTAAAGCAGACGGTCCTCTGGAGAGACTCTCTCACATCAGCTGTGAATGCCACCAGGCTGCAGGCAGGAGGAGATGCTCGGCGTCACCGGAGCTCGAGGGACCGGAGGGCAAAGAAAACGAGCTGAGGACAGGGCTGGATTTGGACGGCTGCAGAGGGAACGGCACCGTGGACAAACAGGAGCCCGAGGACATGGATTGTGAAGAAACTGTCAAAAGCATCTTCCCAGATGACGACAGTAATCAGATTCTTCCGGTGGAGCAGTTCTTTGGAAACTTGGACGCTGTACAGGTGAGGCTTTGTGGTTCATCTTCATAAAAGGGACTATGGGAATAGAAGTATGTTCTATCAGTGACATATTTTAGACTAAATCTGATCACTTAAGTGCATATTTTAGGATACAACTCCTGCCTCACAGTGCCAGGAGGGCATACAGTTCAATTTTAAGTTGCTCTCCACTTTTACATCCATTAACTCAAATGGAAAAGAGGCGCCCTGCCTGTTGCAGAATGTTTGCAACACCGcttacatgcatgcacagtTATGTTCTGTTTGACATTTACCAGCCAATGTGATAAGTTGTTCCTGTATTTCCTGTTAAAAGAGCAAGAAAACTGTATCAATGTATCAGTCATATGGAAGAGATTTCTCAGGGTGCTCTGACAACCACAGcgtttttcatttctttaggACTTTCCTCAGAGATCATCAACTTCTGGCCACGTTcacagggagagcaggagacgaCATTACTACGCACGCGAGGACAGCGACGAAGAGGGGGTGGCCTTCGGCAGTTTGCAGCGTGATGACAGAGGGGACACTTAGTAGAAAGTAACTGCACTTATCACTGTGGTGGACTTCAAATTGTGCCAGTCAGCACTTCGGAAAAAGCAGCCAGGTAAAACGACCAATTCAGATGCAGCATCTAATCGGCCCTAAAATCATTCACAAATACGCCGTGTGTGACGACGCATGTGAGTCACTGCTGATGAAATTGCCCCCAGCGGCGTGACTCTACTTGTAGCTGAATCTGCTTTTTGATGACCGTCACTTAGAGACAAGCCGACATTATATGGG
This region of Chaetodon auriga isolate fChaAug3 chromosome 10, fChaAug3.hap1, whole genome shotgun sequence genomic DNA includes:
- the c10h1orf174 gene encoding UPF0688 protein C1orf174 homolog; its protein translation is MVHKMPGQLSSLKPRKRKSSSEVKGTRKTSATRRRCMKSPKTHSAAESSAADGGYSKADGPLERLSHISCECHQAAGRRRCSASPELEGPEGKENELRTGLDLDGCRGNGTVDKQEPEDMDCEETVKSIFPDDDSNQILPVEQFFGNLDAVQDFPQRSSTSGHVHRESRRRHYYAREDSDEEGVAFGSLQRDDRGDT